The segment CAATTTCATCTTCACCTTTTATATAAAAACTACCTTCAGTTCTCATATTAAAAACAGGAGGAACAAATTTTTCTGGCAAACTCTTATCAGCCAATTTACCTGAAAAAGCAGCTAAATACCCAATTTCATTTTGTTGATTTTTAACAACTAAAACACCAAACATTTTTCCAATAGGTAACTCATTTAAATTTGAGTTTAATCCAAAATTATGTTCAAAATCTGTCTGATTTTCTAAGTATTCTTGCAATTCTTTTACCGCAATTTTACTTAACAAATGCGGTTCATAGTAAAACGGAAATGTAAATTTCTTTGGAAGCGCTATTGCTGAGATGTTTTCTTTAAAATGTTGGAAGTAGTTCAAATGTATCAAAGTCTTTATATAATCCTATTTATAGAAGGCAAAAGTAGTTATTTTAAAAGGGTTTTTATTTAAAATGTGAAGTTTAGCATGCTATCAAAATAATAACTATTATTTTTGTAAACATAATTTTTCTGAAGTGATTCATACAAATAATTCTTTTTTCGATAGTGTTTTAGTAACTCAAAATCAGCAAATAAAACTCCCGGTTTTAGAAGAACATAAGGTAGAGTTATTTGTAAAAAGAGAAGATTTAATTCACCCATTTATTTCAGGTAATAAGTTTAGAAAACTAAAGTATAATATAAAGGAAGCAAAAAATCAACAGAAAAAAACGATACTAACTTTTGGGGGTGCATTTTCTAATCATATTTTAGCAACTGCTGTTGCCGGGAATTTAAACGGATTGAAGACAATTGCAATAATTAGAGGAGATGAATTAGGTAGAGATTTAGAGAAGACATTGTCTAATAATTCAACATTAAGAGAAGCAAAAAAAAACGGAATGACTTTTGAGTTTGTTTCTAGAGAAGCCTATAGAAATAAGACAAGTGAGGAGTTTGTAAATAAATTAAAAGAAAAGTTTGGTGATTTTTATACCATTCCAGAAGGAGGAACAAATGACTTTGCCATTAAAGGATGTGAAGAAATTTTAACAAAAGAAGATTCAAAATTCGATTATATTTGTTGTGCGGTGGGTACTGGAGGAACCATTTCTGGTTTGATAAACTCAGCAAAAAAACATCAAAAAGTTATTGGTTTTCCGGCTTTAAAAGGAGACTTTTTACAGAATGAAATTCATCAATTTGTAAGAAATAAAGAAAATTGGCGTTTAAATACTGATTATCATTTTGGAGGTTATGCAAAATATAATGAAGATTTAGTTTCTTTTATCAATCAATTTAAAGAAGAAACAACCATTTTGCTAGACCCAATTTATACAGGTAAAATGGTATTCGGAATTATAGATTTAATCAAAAAAAATAAGTTTTCAGAGCAGCGTAAAATTCTAGCAATTCATACTGGAGGAATTCAGGGAATTGGAGGGTTTAATGAAAAATTAAAGAAAAAAAATCAACAAATAATTAAGAGTTAATGAAGTTAAGAGTTATAATATCCTGTGTGTTTTTCTTGGTGCTGGCAAGTTGTGGGTCTAAGAAGAGAGTAGTTCAAAATAAGAAAGGTTCTGGTGTGGTTTTAAGTGAACCAATACCAGAAAAATTACCCTCCGTAAATCAAAAAGAGTTTACAAAAAAGTTAATAAAGAAAAACCCAAAATTAAACAAACATACATTAGCTTACATTAGAAAATATGCACCAATTGCTGTAAAAGAAATGCATGCTTATGAAATTCCAGCAAGTATAACTTTAGCACAAGGAATTTTAGAATCTGGCAGAGGTAGAAGCGAGTTAGCTGCTAAATCTAACAATCATTTTGGTATAAAATGTCATACAAAATGGCAAGGAGAACGTGTTTATCATGATGATGATGAAAAAGGAGAATGTTTTAGAAAATATCAATATGTAGAAACTTCTTATAATGATCATTCAGAGTTTTTAACTAAAAGAAGTCGGTATTCTTTTTTGTTTAATTATAGAAAAAAAGACTATAAAAAATGGGCAAAAGGATTAAAAAAAGCTGGTTACGCAACAGATAAACAATACCCAAATAAATTAATTAAAATTATTGAAACCTACAAATTATATGATTTTGATAACATTAAAAAGAAAGATTTTAAGGTTACAAAAGGAAAATTAAAATATAATAAACCTTTAAATGCAATTGATGATTCTTACGAAGTAAGAAAGGGAGATACTTTGTATTCTATTGCCAAAAAGTATAAAACGTCTGTTGCAAAACTGAAAGAAATAAACGAATTAAAAAATAATAACCTAAATATTGGGCAACGTTTGTTGTTAAAATAATATGAAAATAATTAAAGCGGTAAGAGGTAAATATCCACAAATACCAGAAGATTGTTATGTTGCAGAAAATGCAACAATTGTTGGTGAGGTAACTTTAGGAAAAGAGTGTAGTGTTTGGTTTAATGCAGTAATTCGTGGCGACGTTCATTTTATAAAAATTGGTAATAAAGTAAACATTCAAGATGGTGCAGTAATTCATGCAACGTATCAAAAATCACCTACAACAATTGGTAATAATGTTTCTATTGGACACAATGCAATTGTACATGGTTGCACAATTCATGACAATGTTTTGGTTGGTATGGGAAGTATAATTATGGATGATTGTATTATAGAATCTAACTCAATTATTGCAGCTGGCGCAGTAGTTACCAAAAATACACATGTAAAAAGTGGTAGTATTTATGCAGGAGTTCCTGCTAAAAAAGTAAAAGATATTTCAGAAGAATTAATTTCTGGAGAAATAAATAGAATTTCAGATAATTATATAAAATACTCAAGTTGGTTTAAAGAAGAATAGAATTTGGGTGTTACACAAGGTTGCGCTTTACACTATATTTTTTTATGCTGAATTAAGTTCAGCATAAAAAGGTTAAAAATATCAGCAGATATTTGAACGGTTTCAAGCGCTAATGCAAAATGGCGTATAAAATAAAAACCCGATTTTAATTAAGAAATCGGGTTTTATCAATCAACCAAACTAGTTCTCTTTATTTCCTTTTCTCTTCTTTTCTCCTTTTTTTCTTTTGTCCATTTTCTTATGAGCCATCATTTTTCTTCCTTTCTGCATTTTATCAAACTTCTCAAATTGTTCTTTATTTAAGATTTCTTTCATTTCAGCTTTCATCTTAATTTTATTGTCTAATTGTTTGCTTTTCATTGCATACACCTCATCAGAAGTAGGTCTTTTTCTCTCTTCTCTATTTGCCATTCTAGCATCTCTTTCAGCTTTTTTTTCAGCCATTTGAGTACTAAGAATTGGTTTTATCTGGTTTTGTTGTTTTGCAGTTAAATCTAACTTTAAAGTCATTTGCTTTACTGCTAAATCTACTTGTTGTTCTGTAGAAAGTTTAGGTCCTTTTCTATCTCCTCTTTTCTGTGCCTGTGTAGTTAAAGTAAAAGCGAATACTAAAACTATAATACTTACTAATTTTTTCATCTCTATAAATGTTTATATTATTAATTATACTTCTTTGACACTTAAAAAATTAAAAAGTTTAAATTTGTTTTTTATTTAATACTTTTTTAACAATTCAGAAAATGCAGAGATTAATTTGGTTCTTATTTTTTATTCCTTTTTTTACAAATGCACAAGACAGTATTCGTGTAGATTTGAGTAACCCTCATGCTACAGTATATACACACTTATATTTTTTACAATCAGATTCTTACGAACCTAAAAAAGCGGCAAAAACAATTCAAGGTTTAGAAGAGGATGAAGCGATACAAAGAGCAATAAAAATTAAACAAGTCTTAGATGGTAAAGGTTTATTTGTAGATGTAAATAAAATACCCACAAACCCTAGTTATAAAGATACTATTGGTTATTCTTCATTTGATAAGTATGTTTTATTTCCTCAAAGGATGCCTCAGATTTATGTAGAAAAAATAGGTGATAAATGGTATTATTCTTCAGTGACAGTTGCTTCAATAGAAAGTTTATATAAGGAAGTATACCCTTGGTATGTGCAAAAATTACAGGGTTTAATTCCCGTTTCTGGACAT is part of the Polaribacter sp. SA4-10 genome and harbors:
- a CDS encoding gamma carbonic anhydrase family protein, which produces MKIIKAVRGKYPQIPEDCYVAENATIVGEVTLGKECSVWFNAVIRGDVHFIKIGNKVNIQDGAVIHATYQKSPTTIGNNVSIGHNAIVHGCTIHDNVLVGMGSIIMDDCIIESNSIIAAGAVVTKNTHVKSGSIYAGVPAKKVKDISEELISGEINRISDNYIKYSSWFKEE
- a CDS encoding glucosaminidase domain-containing protein, translated to MKLRVIISCVFFLVLASCGSKKRVVQNKKGSGVVLSEPIPEKLPSVNQKEFTKKLIKKNPKLNKHTLAYIRKYAPIAVKEMHAYEIPASITLAQGILESGRGRSELAAKSNNHFGIKCHTKWQGERVYHDDDEKGECFRKYQYVETSYNDHSEFLTKRSRYSFLFNYRKKDYKKWAKGLKKAGYATDKQYPNKLIKIIETYKLYDFDNIKKKDFKVTKGKLKYNKPLNAIDDSYEVRKGDTLYSIAKKYKTSVAKLKEINELKNNNLNIGQRLLLK
- a CDS encoding 1-aminocyclopropane-1-carboxylate deaminase/D-cysteine desulfhydrase, translated to MKLPVLEEHKVELFVKREDLIHPFISGNKFRKLKYNIKEAKNQQKKTILTFGGAFSNHILATAVAGNLNGLKTIAIIRGDELGRDLEKTLSNNSTLREAKKNGMTFEFVSREAYRNKTSEEFVNKLKEKFGDFYTIPEGGTNDFAIKGCEEILTKEDSKFDYICCAVGTGGTISGLINSAKKHQKVIGFPALKGDFLQNEIHQFVRNKENWRLNTDYHFGGYAKYNEDLVSFINQFKEETTILLDPIYTGKMVFGIIDLIKKNKFSEQRKILAIHTGGIQGIGGFNEKLKKKNQQIIKS